A window of the Streptomyces albireticuli genome harbors these coding sequences:
- a CDS encoding MFS transporter, translating into MPLALLALAIGAFGIGTTEFVTSGLLPEVADEFGVSIPTAGLLTTGYALGVVVGAPILAIVGSRVPRKRMLMALMGLFVAGNALSALAPAFGVMLAGRIVASLAHGAFFGIGSIVAAGLVAPQKKAGAIAMMFTGLTVANVVGVPMGTLVGQNLGWRVTFFIIAGLGVLAILGIAALVPEQPRPERNRISGELGTLRNPQVLLAMAMTVLGFGGVFTMSTYITPMMTEVTGYAPGSVTWLLVLFGVGMVVGNLVGGRYADRALMPLLYVSLSALALVLALLPLAAHNKIAAALAIPLIGAFGFASVPPLQKRVLDQTADAPTLASAVNIGAFNLGNAIAAWLGGVVISAGFGYTAPNWVGALMAAAALLLAVLSASLERRAPRGGQAVAGSAEAGTVAGAATAATATTAVPAGH; encoded by the coding sequence ATGCCCCTCGCACTGCTGGCGCTCGCCATCGGCGCCTTCGGAATCGGAACCACCGAATTCGTGACGTCCGGACTGCTGCCCGAGGTGGCGGACGAGTTCGGCGTCTCCATCCCCACCGCCGGCCTGCTGACCACCGGATACGCCCTCGGCGTCGTCGTCGGCGCGCCGATCCTGGCGATCGTCGGCAGCCGCGTCCCCCGCAAGCGCATGCTGATGGCCCTGATGGGCCTCTTCGTCGCGGGCAACGCGCTCTCCGCTCTGGCCCCCGCCTTCGGTGTGATGCTCGCCGGGCGGATCGTCGCCTCGCTCGCCCACGGCGCGTTCTTCGGCATCGGCTCGATCGTCGCGGCCGGCCTCGTCGCCCCGCAGAAGAAGGCCGGCGCCATCGCGATGATGTTCACGGGCCTCACCGTGGCCAATGTGGTGGGTGTGCCGATGGGCACCCTGGTCGGCCAGAACCTCGGCTGGCGCGTCACCTTCTTCATCATCGCCGGGCTCGGCGTCCTCGCGATCCTCGGCATCGCCGCGCTCGTCCCCGAGCAGCCGCGCCCCGAGCGGAACCGGATCAGCGGTGAGCTGGGCACCCTGCGCAACCCGCAGGTCCTCCTCGCCATGGCGATGACCGTCCTCGGCTTCGGCGGCGTCTTCACCATGAGCACCTACATCACGCCGATGATGACCGAGGTCACGGGCTACGCACCCGGCTCCGTCACCTGGCTGCTCGTCCTCTTCGGCGTCGGCATGGTCGTCGGCAACCTCGTCGGCGGCCGGTACGCGGACCGCGCGCTCATGCCCCTGCTCTACGTCTCGCTGAGCGCCCTCGCCCTGGTGCTCGCGCTGCTGCCGCTCGCCGCGCACAACAAGATCGCGGCCGCCCTGGCCATCCCGCTGATCGGCGCGTTCGGCTTCGCGTCCGTGCCGCCGCTCCAGAAGCGCGTCCTGGACCAGACCGCCGACGCCCCCACGCTCGCCTCCGCCGTCAACATCGGCGCCTTCAACCTCGGCAACGCCATCGCGGCCTGGCTCGGCGGCGTGGTGATCTCGGCCGGGTTCGGCTACACGGCGCCCAACTGGGTCGGCGCGCTGATGGCCGCCGCCGCGCTCCTGCTGGCCGTGCTGTCCGCGTCGCTGGAGCGGCGGGCGCCCCGGGGCGGCCAGGCCGTCGCGGGGTCGGCCGAGGCCGGAACCGTGGCCGGAGCCGCCACCGCGGCCACTGCGACCACGGCGGTACCGGCGGGCCACTGA
- a CDS encoding globin domain-containing protein: MAVRAVGSARSREERRAPGGAYAGPEREDRTRDHPVAPGPWVPQQPQQLQQPQQIQQHQQLQQYQQPQQYQQAEGFRESQEHQQPQGFREASEHRRPDELPTDGTARRPRRPAVSAPPSAAAPSSASSGPSAPSPDALQIRRTLAEIAPVADKATSYFYALLFIRHPDLRDLFPAAMDAQRDRLFKALLTAAEHADDAAALTAYLSRLGRGHRKYGTLPTHYPAVGECLIAALTRYAAACWDEAAEAAWVRVYTAISQIMIDAAAEDEAKSPAWWQAEIVSHERRTRDIAVVTVRPDQPYPFLAGQYTSLETPWWPRTWRHYSFSTAPRPDGLLSFHVKAVPAGWVSNALVHRARPGDVLRLGPPTGSMTVDHSTDNGLLCLGGGTGIAPIKALVEDVAEHGSRRPVEVFYGARRDDDLYDIDTLLRLQRSHLWLSVRPVVSDGPTRRLSGQLPQIVRQYGPWTTYDAYLSGPPGMIRSSIDALTHIGIPPDRIRHDSIHELMAG, from the coding sequence GTGGCCGTACGGGCGGTCGGCTCGGCCCGGAGCCGCGAGGAGCGGCGCGCGCCCGGCGGTGCGTATGCCGGACCGGAACGCGAGGACAGGACCCGCGACCACCCCGTGGCCCCCGGCCCCTGGGTTCCCCAGCAGCCGCAACAGCTTCAGCAGCCGCAACAGATCCAGCAGCATCAACAACTTCAGCAATATCAACAGCCTCAGCAGTACCAACAGGCCGAAGGCTTCCGGGAGTCGCAGGAGCATCAACAGCCTCAAGGATTCCGTGAGGCCTCGGAGCACCGACGTCCGGACGAGTTACCCACCGACGGCACGGCCCGCCGGCCACGGCGCCCGGCCGTTTCCGCTCCCCCCTCCGCCGCCGCCCCCTCCTCAGCCTCCTCCGGCCCCTCCGCCCCTTCCCCCGACGCCCTCCAGATCCGCCGCACCCTGGCCGAGATCGCCCCCGTCGCCGACAAAGCGACCTCGTACTTCTACGCACTGCTGTTCATACGGCATCCCGATCTGCGCGACCTTTTCCCGGCCGCCATGGACGCCCAGCGGGACCGCCTCTTCAAGGCGCTGCTCACCGCCGCCGAGCACGCGGACGACGCCGCCGCACTCACCGCATACCTCTCCCGGCTCGGCCGTGGCCATCGCAAATACGGGACGCTCCCCACGCATTACCCGGCCGTCGGCGAATGCCTGATCGCGGCACTCACCCGATACGCGGCGGCCTGCTGGGACGAGGCCGCCGAGGCCGCCTGGGTACGCGTCTACACCGCGATCTCCCAAATCATGATCGACGCGGCGGCCGAGGACGAGGCGAAATCCCCCGCCTGGTGGCAGGCGGAGATCGTCTCCCATGAGCGCCGCACACGGGACATCGCCGTCGTGACCGTACGGCCCGACCAGCCCTATCCCTTCCTCGCCGGGCAGTACACCAGCCTGGAGACGCCTTGGTGGCCGCGCACCTGGCGGCACTATTCCTTCTCCACCGCGCCGCGCCCGGACGGACTGCTCTCCTTCCACGTCAAAGCCGTGCCCGCCGGGTGGGTGTCCAACGCGCTGGTCCACCGCGCCCGCCCCGGCGACGTGCTGCGCCTCGGTCCCCCCACCGGTTCCATGACCGTGGATCACAGCACCGACAACGGCCTGCTGTGCCTGGGCGGCGGCACCGGCATCGCGCCCATCAAGGCCCTGGTCGAGGACGTCGCCGAGCACGGCAGCCGGCGGCCCGTGGAGGTCTTCTACGGCGCCCGCCGGGACGACGACCTCTACGACATCGACACGCTGCTGCGGCTCCAGCGCTCGCACCTCTGGCTGTCCGTGCGCCCGGTCGTCTCCGACGGGCCGACCCGCCGGCTGAGCGGGCAACTCCCCCAGATCGTCCGCCAGTACGGACCCTGGACCACCTATGACGCCTATCTCTCCGGCCCGCCCGGGATGATCCGCAGCAGCATCGACGCGCTGACGCACATCGGCATACCGCCCGACCGAATACGCCATGACTCGATCCATGAACTGATGGCGGGCTGA
- a CDS encoding TetR/AcrR family transcriptional regulator, translating into MLEAARSAFEEGGLAVPLGEIARRAGVGPGTVYRHFPSKEALFRATVVDRIRLFTDTARELADAADPGAVFFRYLAAVVRLSARNKALQDALEASAEGRFRPSEDVEQGFHAALRVLLTRAQESGDVRKDVDTEDVVALLFGCLSMERHRGTGAPAGRMTALMCDSLRVGRGGNVTKLPVVRGSRNETGRCAVCGEAVRVARTGRPARYCGGGCRQRAHRERVRGRG; encoded by the coding sequence GTGCTCGAAGCGGCCCGATCCGCCTTCGAGGAAGGGGGGTTGGCAGTTCCGCTCGGCGAGATCGCGCGCCGGGCCGGGGTCGGTCCCGGCACGGTCTATCGCCATTTCCCTTCCAAGGAAGCCCTGTTCAGGGCGACGGTGGTGGACCGGATCCGGCTCTTCACGGACACCGCAAGGGAGTTGGCGGACGCGGCGGACCCCGGCGCGGTCTTCTTCCGCTATCTGGCGGCGGTGGTACGGCTGTCCGCCCGGAACAAGGCGCTCCAGGACGCCCTGGAGGCGAGCGCCGAGGGCCGTTTCCGCCCCTCCGAGGATGTCGAGCAGGGCTTCCACGCCGCCCTGCGTGTGTTGTTGACGAGGGCTCAGGAAAGCGGCGACGTCCGGAAGGACGTGGACACGGAGGACGTGGTGGCGCTGCTCTTCGGCTGCCTGTCCATGGAACGCCACCGGGGTACGGGGGCGCCGGCGGGACGGATGACGGCGCTGATGTGCGACAGCCTGCGGGTGGGGCGGGGCGGAAACGTAACGAAACTGCCGGTCGTGCGGGGTTCTCGTAACGAAACGGGGCGGTGTGCGGTGTGCGGGGAGGCGGTGAGGGTCGCGCGGACGGGGAGGCCGGCGCGGTATTGCGGTGGGGGGTGCCGGCAGAGGGCGCATCGGGAGCGGGTTCGGGGGCGGGGGTAG
- the trxA gene encoding thioredoxin — protein MTTVTTATPDSHAAFVPVVTDDTFAAEVLGSGLPVLVDFTAAWCPPCRMIAPVLAEIAREQAGRLRIVQLDVDANPRTQAAYGVLSMPTLLLFRAGEPVKSLVGAHPKRRLLQHLATELPWLEPR, from the coding sequence ATGACCACCGTCACCACCGCCACACCGGACTCGCACGCCGCATTCGTCCCTGTCGTCACGGACGACACCTTCGCGGCGGAGGTGCTCGGCTCCGGCCTGCCGGTCCTCGTCGACTTCACCGCGGCCTGGTGCCCGCCGTGCCGCATGATCGCGCCCGTGCTCGCGGAGATCGCGCGGGAACAGGCCGGGCGCCTCAGGATCGTCCAGCTCGACGTGGACGCCAACCCCCGCACGCAGGCGGCCTACGGCGTCCTCTCCATGCCGACGCTCCTGCTCTTCCGCGCCGGCGAACCGGTCAAGAGCCTCGTGGGCGCCCACCCCAAGCGGCGCCTCCTCCAGCACCTGGCCACCGAGCTGCCCTGGCTGGAGCCCCGCTGA
- a CDS encoding helix-turn-helix domain-containing protein, translating to MDVVENRIGNDTGTGVAKSPGTGIGSSGEAGPVDGVGDTHRALGGFLRARRARVAPEHVGLAGGGRRRVRGLRREELAQLAGISVDYYVRLEQGRATQPSPEVLDALARALGLDAAERGHLATLAAPRRGSAPTAGVSRPLRRVLDALGPLPAFATDHRLDVVAWNSLGAELIGGLADPDGRDRNQARYLFLDPASRAVHPDWQERAAEAVGQLRVSAGRYPDDAELAALITDLSSRSDEFRRIWSSGEVLMCGAGRKRLRHPVAGLLTLDFEALHVPAAPGELGLVVHVFSAEEGGEGAAALARLAEAVAEEQGPPVPP from the coding sequence ATGGACGTGGTCGAGAACCGCATCGGGAACGACACCGGCACCGGTGTCGCGAAGAGCCCCGGGACCGGCATCGGAAGCAGCGGCGAGGCCGGGCCCGTCGACGGGGTCGGCGACACCCACAGGGCGCTCGGCGGCTTCCTGCGCGCCCGCCGCGCGCGTGTCGCGCCGGAGCACGTCGGGCTCGCCGGCGGCGGCCGCCGGAGGGTGCGCGGGCTGCGCCGCGAGGAGCTGGCCCAACTCGCAGGGATCAGCGTGGACTACTACGTGCGCCTCGAACAGGGCCGGGCCACCCAGCCCTCCCCCGAGGTGCTCGACGCGCTCGCCAGGGCGCTCGGACTCGACGCGGCCGAGCGCGGGCACCTCGCCACCCTGGCCGCGCCCCGCCGCGGCTCCGCGCCCACGGCCGGGGTGAGCCGCCCGCTGCGCCGGGTCCTGGACGCCCTGGGTCCGCTCCCCGCGTTCGCCACGGACCACCGGCTCGACGTGGTCGCCTGGAACAGCCTGGGCGCCGAGCTGATCGGCGGCCTGGCGGACCCGGACGGCCGCGACCGCAACCAGGCCCGCTATCTCTTCCTCGACCCCGCCTCCCGGGCCGTCCACCCCGACTGGCAGGAGCGGGCCGCGGAGGCCGTCGGGCAGCTGCGGGTCTCGGCGGGGCGCTACCCCGACGACGCGGAACTGGCCGCGCTCATCACGGACCTGTCCTCGCGGAGCGACGAGTTCCGGCGGATCTGGAGCAGCGGTGAGGTGCTGATGTGCGGGGCGGGGCGCAAGAGACTGCGGCATCCGGTGGCCGGGCTGCTGACCCTGGACTTCGAGGCGCTGCACGTGCCGGCCGCGCCCGGCGAACTGGGTCTGGTGGTCCATGTGTTCAGCGCCGAGGAGGGCGGCGAGGGCGCCGCGGCCCTGGCCCGGCTGGCCGAGGCCGTGGCGGAGGAGCAGGGCCCGCCGGTCCCGCCCTAG
- a CDS encoding DUF2269 domain-containing protein: protein MQQLARPARRALLVVHVTASVGWLGLTLGLLTLGITGAVTASPDTAAACYRAMKVFGDWLIIPISLLSLVSGVVLALGTPWGLARHRWVYLKFWLTPGATAASAFALRSSLDDAVAAVSAGREVGAVADSLLAAPSVSLSLYVFMTAISVLKPWGLTRRGRRLRAAGPARRASDRRAAADRSASDRGVSDREISARRLSVRGRGSRAGAGTGA from the coding sequence ATGCAGCAGCTGGCTCGCCCCGCCCGCAGGGCACTCCTCGTCGTCCATGTCACCGCCTCGGTCGGCTGGCTCGGGCTCACGCTCGGGCTGCTGACCCTCGGGATCACCGGAGCGGTCACCGCCTCGCCGGACACCGCGGCGGCGTGCTACCGCGCCATGAAGGTCTTCGGGGACTGGCTGATCATCCCGATCAGTCTGTTGTCGCTGGTCAGCGGGGTGGTGCTGGCGCTCGGCACGCCCTGGGGGCTGGCCCGGCACCGCTGGGTGTACCTCAAGTTCTGGCTGACGCCGGGCGCCACCGCCGCCTCCGCCTTCGCCCTGCGGTCCTCGCTCGACGACGCGGTCGCAGCCGTCTCGGCCGGCCGTGAGGTGGGCGCGGTCGCGGACAGTCTGCTCGCCGCGCCGAGCGTGTCGCTGAGCCTGTACGTGTTCATGACGGCGATCTCCGTGCTCAAGCCGTGGGGGCTGACGCGCCGGGGACGCCGGCTGCGGGCCGCCGGCCCGGCTCGTAGGGCCTCGGACCGGCGGGCGGCCGCGGACCGGAGCGCCTCGGACCGGGGCGTCTCCGACCGGGAGATCTCGGCGCGGAGGCTCTCGGTCCGGGGGCGGGGCTCCCGTGCCGGGGCGGGTACGGGCGCGTAG
- a CDS encoding MerR family transcriptional regulator gives MRIGELAEQAGTTTRTLRHYESLGLLPARRAGNGYRTYDEADLRLLQQIRTLQDFGFGLEETRPFVDCLRAGHPAGDACPASLEVYRRKLAELDDVIGRLRQVREEVGRQLARAELELAADLPGGPPPRCAFSPPDTDQETSTP, from the coding sequence ATGCGCATCGGGGAACTGGCCGAACAGGCGGGCACCACCACCCGCACCCTGCGGCACTACGAATCGCTCGGGCTCCTGCCCGCGCGGCGGGCCGGCAACGGCTACCGCACGTACGACGAGGCCGATCTGCGGCTCCTCCAGCAGATCCGGACCCTCCAGGACTTCGGCTTCGGCCTGGAGGAGACCCGTCCGTTCGTGGACTGCCTCCGGGCGGGCCACCCGGCCGGGGACGCGTGCCCGGCCTCCCTGGAGGTCTACCGCCGCAAGCTGGCGGAGCTCGACGACGTCATCGGGCGCCTCCGGCAGGTACGGGAGGAGGTCGGCCGCCAGCTGGCCCGCGCCGAACTGGAGCTCGCGGCGGACCTCCCGGGCGGCCCGCCCCCGCGCTGCGCCTTCAGCCCACCGGACACCGATCAGGAGACGAGCACGCCATGA
- a CDS encoding serine hydrolase domain-containing protein produces MITYRGPHEERPEEQRFTELLPETRRALLHRLALGQREGRTPSMTAAVMRDGRVVWSGGRGTTAGKEVDADTQYRVGSITKTFVAVLVMRLRDEGLLDLDAPLRTYLDDAPEGGDATVAQLLSHTAGLAAEARGPWWERTDGDLRPELADLFGERSQLHRAGRRHHYSNPGYALLGAVVERLRGEPWGEVLRREVLLPLGMERTTLAPEAPYAEGWAVHPWADALLPEPAVDTGRMAPAGQLWSTAGDLCRFAAFLLDGDDRVLGAASVAEMRVPESGPEDPGWTSGYGLGLQVARRNGRTLVGHIGSMPGFVATLWVSPGEGLAAVVLANRTSCFEVAPTATDLLNTVAEREPRFPGPWRPLDEVDPALLALTGPWYWGAAAFALRLGAGRALELAPLAGGGRASRFRPEEDGTWTGLDGYYAGETLKVARTDEGAVSHLDLGTFVFTREPYEQGDTVPGGVDEAGWR; encoded by the coding sequence ATGATCACGTATCGCGGACCCCACGAAGAGCGCCCGGAGGAGCAGCGGTTCACGGAGCTGCTGCCGGAGACCCGGCGCGCTCTGCTGCACCGTCTCGCCCTCGGCCAGCGGGAGGGCCGTACGCCCTCCATGACGGCGGCCGTGATGCGCGACGGGCGCGTGGTGTGGTCCGGCGGGCGGGGCACGACGGCCGGGAAGGAGGTCGACGCGGACACGCAGTACCGCGTCGGCTCGATCACCAAGACCTTCGTCGCCGTTCTGGTCATGCGGCTGCGCGACGAGGGGCTGCTCGACCTCGACGCCCCGCTGCGCACCTATCTCGACGACGCCCCCGAGGGCGGCGACGCGACCGTCGCACAGCTCCTCTCGCACACCGCCGGCCTGGCGGCGGAGGCGCGCGGGCCCTGGTGGGAGCGCACGGACGGCGACCTGCGCCCGGAGCTCGCCGACCTCTTCGGAGAGCGTTCCCAGCTGCACCGCGCCGGGCGCAGGCACCACTACTCCAACCCCGGTTACGCGCTCCTGGGCGCCGTCGTCGAGCGCCTGCGCGGCGAGCCCTGGGGCGAGGTGCTGCGCCGTGAGGTGCTGCTCCCGCTCGGCATGGAGCGCACCACGCTCGCGCCCGAGGCGCCCTACGCGGAGGGCTGGGCCGTCCACCCCTGGGCGGACGCCCTTCTTCCGGAGCCCGCGGTGGACACCGGCCGGATGGCCCCGGCCGGCCAGCTGTGGTCCACGGCCGGTGACCTCTGCCGTTTCGCGGCGTTCCTGCTCGACGGTGACGACCGGGTGCTCGGCGCGGCCTCCGTCGCCGAGATGCGCGTACCGGAGTCCGGCCCCGAGGACCCGGGCTGGACGTCCGGCTACGGGCTCGGCCTCCAGGTCGCGCGCCGGAACGGCCGGACCCTCGTCGGCCACATCGGGTCGATGCCGGGCTTCGTGGCGACGCTGTGGGTGAGTCCCGGCGAGGGACTGGCCGCCGTCGTCCTGGCCAACCGGACGTCCTGCTTCGAGGTGGCGCCCACCGCCACCGACCTGCTGAACACCGTCGCCGAGCGCGAGCCCCGCTTCCCCGGGCCCTGGCGGCCCCTCGACGAGGTGGATCCCGCGCTGCTCGCCCTGACCGGGCCCTGGTACTGGGGCGCGGCCGCGTTCGCCCTGCGCCTCGGCGCCGGCCGCGCGCTGGAGCTGGCGCCCCTGGCGGGCGGCGGCCGCGCCTCGCGTTTCCGCCCGGAGGAGGACGGCACCTGGACCGGCCTCGACGGCTACTACGCGGGGGAGACCCTGAAGGTCGCGCGCACGGACGAGGGCGCGGTGAGCCACCTGGATCTGGGCACCTTCGTCTTCACCCGGGAGCCGTACGAGCAGGGGGACACGGTGCCGGGCGGGGTGGACGAGGCGGGGTGGCGCTGA
- a CDS encoding HAD family hydrolase, producing the protein MTRLHVFDMDGTLMHGSAAAIEISRQLGLEREIGELERAFAARELTPARFAALAVELWRELTEEQVAAAFEGAPWMDGIRDVWAEIRARGERCAVISLSPGFFVERLLTWGADAAHGSLWPSVPFRDPVDPAGILDADAKVRVTDELCAEYGLTRADCVAYGDSMSDARLFSVVPVSVAVNADHHVSDIAVHAYAGRDLRAAYELVADAR; encoded by the coding sequence GTGACCAGACTGCATGTGTTCGATATGGACGGAACCCTGATGCACGGGTCCGCGGCGGCGATAGAGATATCCCGGCAGCTCGGGCTCGAACGCGAGATCGGCGAGCTGGAGCGGGCATTCGCGGCCCGTGAGCTGACCCCGGCCCGATTCGCGGCCCTCGCCGTCGAGCTGTGGCGGGAACTCACCGAGGAACAGGTCGCCGCGGCGTTCGAGGGCGCCCCCTGGATGGACGGCATCCGGGACGTGTGGGCCGAGATCCGGGCCCGGGGCGAGCGCTGCGCGGTGATCTCCCTGTCGCCCGGGTTCTTCGTGGAACGCCTGCTGACCTGGGGCGCCGACGCGGCCCACGGCTCGCTCTGGCCGTCGGTGCCGTTCCGGGACCCGGTGGATCCCGCGGGCATCCTCGACGCGGACGCGAAGGTGCGGGTCACCGACGAACTGTGCGCGGAATACGGGCTGACCCGCGCCGACTGCGTCGCCTACGGCGATTCGATGTCGGACGCGCGCCTTTTCTCCGTGGTGCCCGTGTCGGTGGCGGTGAACGCCGATCACCATGTGAGCGATATCGCCGTGCACGCCTATGCCGGCAGGGACCTCCGGGCGGCATACGAATTGGTGGCGGACGCAAGGTAA
- a CDS encoding pyridoxal-phosphate-dependent aminotransferase family protein, whose protein sequence is MTANTAPVLLDLAPLGAAHFARIEDKVAALMRTRESVVAMQGEALLPLEACIRSAVRPGSTALNIITGPYGETFGGWLRSCGAEVITVTAPFSGAVGPEQVAEALRAHPEIDFVSLVHAEAATGNTNPVAEIGAVVRAHGALLMLDAVASVGAEPLLTDEWGVDLCVIGGQKAMAGPAGVSVVSVSARAWERIAANEQAPRRSYLSLLDWKERWIDGGRAVLPHAPAQLEMLALEQAADRIEATGLDGVIARHRGAAAATRAGVRALGTLTPYVVRDEDAAPVATTLRAPDGVDARDIVAAALAADATVPVQAAGGALAEEMIRVNHYGLAADLDTVLASLKALAAGLRALGAQVADDDAYLKAAGAAWEAVLVG, encoded by the coding sequence GTGACTGCGAACACCGCACCGGTCCTGCTCGACCTCGCGCCCCTCGGCGCCGCGCACTTCGCGCGCATCGAGGACAAGGTCGCCGCGCTGATGCGCACACGCGAGAGCGTCGTCGCCATGCAGGGCGAGGCCCTGCTGCCGCTGGAAGCGTGCATCCGCTCCGCCGTCCGCCCCGGCAGCACCGCGCTCAACATCATCACCGGCCCTTACGGCGAGACCTTCGGCGGCTGGCTGCGCTCCTGCGGCGCCGAGGTGATCACGGTGACGGCGCCCTTCAGCGGGGCCGTCGGCCCCGAGCAGGTCGCGGAGGCGCTGCGCGCGCACCCGGAGATCGACTTCGTGAGCCTGGTGCACGCCGAGGCGGCCACCGGCAACACCAACCCCGTCGCCGAGATCGGCGCCGTCGTCCGCGCGCACGGCGCGCTGCTGATGCTGGACGCGGTCGCGTCCGTCGGCGCCGAGCCGCTGCTCACCGACGAGTGGGGCGTCGACCTGTGCGTCATCGGCGGACAGAAGGCGATGGCGGGCCCGGCGGGCGTCTCCGTGGTGTCGGTCAGCGCCCGCGCCTGGGAGCGCATCGCGGCCAACGAGCAGGCGCCGCGCCGCTCGTACCTCTCCCTCCTGGACTGGAAGGAGCGCTGGATCGACGGCGGCCGCGCCGTCCTGCCGCACGCCCCCGCGCAGCTGGAGATGCTGGCCCTGGAGCAGGCGGCCGACAGGATCGAGGCGACCGGCCTCGACGGCGTCATCGCACGTCACCGGGGTGCCGCGGCGGCCACGCGCGCGGGCGTACGGGCCCTGGGCACCCTCACCCCCTACGTGGTGCGCGACGAGGACGCCGCCCCCGTGGCGACGACCCTGCGCGCTCCTGACGGAGTGGACGCCCGCGACATCGTGGCGGCCGCCCTCGCGGCCGACGCCACGGTGCCGGTGCAGGCCGCGGGTGGTGCGCTGGCCGAGGAGATGATCCGCGTCAACCACTACGGCCTGGCCGCCGACCTCGACACGGTCCTGGCCTCGCTGAAGGCGCTCGCGGCGGGGCTGCGCGCGCTGGGCGCGCAGGTGGCGGACGACGACGCGTACCTGAAGGCCGCGGGTGCGGCGTGGGAGGCCGTGCTCGTGGGCTGA
- a CDS encoding MarR family winged helix-turn-helix transcriptional regulator, which yields MSRTPDPALLGLAQGWCALSALHGRIEAHIERALQAGHGLSVREFSVLDVLSRQHSGEGGHLRMNEVADSVVLSQSATTRLVNRLEDRGLLTRYLCLTDRRGIYTDVTEAGLALLADARPTNDRALREALGEAAKRAELAPLVAAVESLAPVG from the coding sequence ATGTCCCGGACCCCGGACCCCGCACTGCTCGGCCTGGCGCAGGGCTGGTGCGCGCTGTCGGCGCTGCACGGCCGGATCGAGGCCCATATCGAGCGCGCCCTCCAGGCCGGGCACGGCCTGAGCGTGCGCGAGTTCTCCGTGCTGGACGTGCTCAGCCGGCAGCACAGCGGCGAGGGCGGCCACCTGCGGATGAACGAGGTCGCCGACTCGGTCGTCCTCAGCCAGAGCGCGACGACGCGCCTGGTCAACCGCCTGGAGGACCGCGGCCTGCTGACCCGCTACCTGTGCCTCACGGACCGCCGCGGCATCTACACGGATGTGACGGAGGCGGGGCTGGCCCTCCTGGCGGACGCCCGCCCGACGAACGACAGGGCACTGCGGGAGGCGCTGGGGGAGGCGGCGAAGCGGGCGGAGCTGGCGCCGTTGGTGGCGGCGGTGGAGTCTTTGGCGCCGGTGGGGTGA
- a CDS encoding GlcG/HbpS family heme-binding protein translates to MTRIPGKPKPDRHGTAPPHHPYPPHRSTPHVLDHPHPRLPLTTDDADSLVSAARRAADEQGVRIAVSVLDAGGHLLAFRRDDRAVLIAGETSTRKAFTALQLDAPTADVVDAVQPGGLFHTLPTALDRPLLFIAGGVPVHRDGRLIGAIGIGGGAPEQDHGLANAAIQEVLGG, encoded by the coding sequence GTGACCCGAATCCCCGGGAAACCGAAACCGGACCGCCACGGAACCGCACCACCGCACCACCCCTATCCCCCTCACAGGAGCACCCCCCATGTCCTCGACCACCCGCACCCTCGTCTCCCCCTCACCACCGACGACGCGGACTCCCTCGTCTCCGCCGCCCGCCGTGCCGCCGACGAGCAGGGCGTACGGATCGCCGTCAGCGTCCTCGACGCGGGCGGTCACCTCCTGGCCTTCCGCCGCGACGACCGTGCCGTCCTGATCGCGGGGGAGACCAGCACGCGGAAGGCGTTCACCGCGCTCCAGCTGGACGCGCCGACCGCCGACGTCGTCGACGCCGTCCAGCCCGGCGGCCTCTTCCACACCCTGCCGACCGCCCTCGACCGCCCGCTCCTCTTCATCGCCGGCGGCGTCCCCGTGCACCGCGACGGCCGGCTGATCGGCGCGATCGGCATCGGCGGCGGCGCCCCGGAGCAGGACCACGGCCTCGCGAACGCGGCGATCCAGGAGGTCCTGGGCGGCTGA